A genome region from Nitrosopumilus oxyclinae includes the following:
- a CDS encoding cation:proton antiporter, protein MAEAQFIETIIGVGILLFAAKLMAELFLRLKLPIVLGELLAGMIVGPFALGAFFVVDGRQLLHINDEIKILGEMGAIVILFMAGLEMTPKEFLKGGKASFTVGTLGVVVPFFAGLAVFQMFGFDALQSMLIATALTATSIAISIQVLSEFGKIKTPEARLIIGAAVVDDILAIAVLSVVSSIAGSDGGIDNIDITEVVITILQVLGFFAIMLIVAVVIIPKVITPRLWKAKGSVEGIATASFFGAAALAGSIGLSPIVGAFAVGMALSTTKVFDKIENYIGKIGLIFAPLFFAIIGAQVDLRAVNFEILLISGVVIIVAVVTKLFGCGLPAMLFLKNRQQGMRVGIGMISRGEVGLIVAGVGVTAGILTSEVYSTIVIMVAVTTIITPIWLKMEYRKEQKSGGEGNSEMKIEGNSK, encoded by the coding sequence ATGGCCGAGGCTCAATTCATTGAAACAATAATTGGTGTAGGAATACTTCTGTTTGCAGCCAAATTAATGGCAGAGCTTTTCCTCAGATTAAAACTTCCAATTGTTTTAGGTGAATTACTAGCTGGAATGATAGTAGGACCATTTGCATTAGGGGCATTTTTCGTAGTTGATGGAAGACAATTACTTCACATCAACGATGAAATTAAAATTCTTGGAGAGATGGGTGCAATTGTAATCTTGTTTATGGCAGGGTTAGAAATGACACCAAAAGAATTTCTCAAAGGAGGAAAGGCATCATTTACAGTCGGAACATTAGGAGTGGTAGTACCATTCTTTGCAGGTCTCGCAGTATTCCAAATGTTTGGATTTGACGCATTACAATCAATGTTAATTGCAACAGCACTTACTGCAACAAGTATTGCAATATCAATTCAAGTGTTAAGTGAGTTCGGTAAAATAAAAACTCCAGAAGCTAGACTAATCATAGGGGCAGCAGTCGTAGATGATATTTTAGCAATTGCAGTATTATCAGTAGTATCATCAATTGCAGGTTCAGATGGAGGAATAGACAATATCGACATTACAGAAGTAGTAATTACAATTCTTCAAGTATTAGGATTCTTTGCAATAATGCTAATTGTAGCAGTAGTTATCATACCAAAAGTCATCACACCAAGACTATGGAAAGCAAAAGGCAGTGTGGAAGGAATTGCAACTGCGTCGTTCTTTGGGGCGGCAGCACTTGCAGGTTCAATAGGGCTATCACCTATTGTAGGAGCATTTGCAGTAGGAATGGCATTATCAACTACCAAAGTATTTGACAAAATAGAAAATTATATCGGAAAGATAGGATTAATTTTTGCACCACTCTTCTTTGCAATCATTGGTGCACAAGTAGACCTAAGGGCAGTTAATTTTGAAATTTTACTAATCAGTGGAGTTGTAATTATAGTGGCAGTTGTAACAAAATTATTCGGATGTGGATTACCTGCAATGTTATTTTTGAAAAATAGACAACAAGGGATGAGAGTTGGAATTGGGATGATTTCAAGAGGCGAAGTAGGATTAATTGTTGCAGGAGTAGGAGTTACAGCAGGAATTCTCACATCAGAAGTATATTCCACCATCGTAATCATGGTTGCAGTTACGACAATCATCACACCAATATGGCTAAAAATGGAATACCGAAAAGAACAGAAAAGTGGAGGAGAAGGAAATTCAGAAATGAAAATAGAAGGGAATTCAAAATAA
- a CDS encoding DUF6659 family protein, which produces MTVNYDELSKQVLKLDGKIRFAAVANSKGELVAGGYKENIEKIFGEDEAKMSMHYALQKRDLNTNLAYKIGLEKASITDFEKVSMISIPINSNELFLIRTEPNVDHCKIVNFVHSALDSKSGIKEEIKKIQTEIAELKKMEKNKIGKTMQRAKKKGVKRKPARKSAAKKKVVKRKPARKSAAKKKVVKRKPARKSAAKKKVVKRKPARKAVKRNTTRRK; this is translated from the coding sequence TTGACTGTAAATTATGATGAATTATCAAAACAAGTATTGAAACTAGATGGTAAGATAAGATTTGCAGCAGTAGCAAACAGTAAAGGGGAATTAGTTGCAGGAGGATATAAGGAAAACATAGAAAAAATATTCGGGGAAGATGAAGCAAAAATGTCAATGCATTATGCATTACAAAAAAGAGATCTAAATACAAATTTAGCATATAAAATTGGACTTGAAAAGGCATCAATTACAGATTTTGAGAAAGTGTCAATGATTAGCATCCCAATAAATTCAAATGAATTATTTTTGATCAGAACAGAACCAAATGTAGATCATTGTAAAATAGTAAATTTCGTTCATTCTGCATTAGATTCTAAAAGTGGGATTAAAGAAGAAATTAAAAAAATTCAGACAGAAATAGCGGAATTAAAGAAGATGGAAAAAAACAAAATTGGCAAAACCATGCAAAGAGCAAAAAAGAAAGGAGTAAAGAGAAAACCAGCTAGAAAGAGTGCAGCAAAGAAAAAGGTAGTAAAGAGAAAACCAGCTAGAAAGAGTGCAGCAAAGAAAAAGGTAGTAAAGAGAAAACCAGCTAGAAAGAGTGCAGCAAAGAAAAAGGTAGTAAAGAGAAAACCAGCTAGAAAGGCTGTTAAAAGAAATACAACTAGGCGTAAATAG
- a CDS encoding elongator complex protein 3: MNKLDPITSKACDEITQNLLTIQEPSKKQVKEEIIKICTKYALSRIPKNYEILSMAKESDFDKLKKMLIRKPAKTASGVSVVALMPKPYACPHGRCTYCPGGIEFNSPNSYTGKEPSSLNAIENEFDPKLQITSKIEKLIAFGHDPSKMEVVIVGGTFLFMPKDYQKDFIKSCYDALNGTDSKDLEEAKSNNEHASIRNVGFTIETKPDYCKKEHVDLMLSYGITRVEIGVQSLQERVYKIVNRGHDYNDVVESFQISKDAGYKLVAHMMPGLPTMKPEEDIADFKKLFSDPQLRPDMLKIYPSLVIENTPLYEEYKQGKYTPYSDEDMIKVLTEAKKNVPKWVRIMRIQREITPGEIIAGPKSGNLRQIVHQNLAKQGLSCKCIRCREAGLTDKKTNGGEIKLNRINYDSSGGKEVFLSYEDKNESIYGFLRLRKPSIDAHRDEINQDTCIVREIHVYGKSLKLGEKEDDEIQHSGLGKNLMKEAEKISKEEFDAKKLLVISAVGTREYYQKLGYSLYGPYMSKTLN, from the coding sequence ATGAACAAGCTTGACCCCATCACATCCAAAGCATGTGATGAAATTACTCAGAATCTTCTAACAATTCAAGAGCCAAGCAAAAAACAAGTAAAAGAAGAAATTATAAAAATTTGCACCAAATATGCACTAAGTAGAATTCCAAAAAATTATGAAATATTATCAATGGCAAAGGAATCAGATTTCGATAAACTAAAAAAAATGTTGATTAGAAAACCAGCTAAAACAGCATCAGGCGTATCAGTAGTGGCATTAATGCCAAAACCATATGCATGCCCTCATGGAAGATGCACGTATTGTCCAGGCGGAATTGAATTTAATTCCCCAAATAGCTATACAGGAAAAGAACCATCATCATTAAATGCAATTGAAAATGAGTTTGATCCTAAATTACAAATCACTTCAAAGATTGAAAAATTAATTGCATTTGGACACGACCCATCTAAAATGGAAGTAGTGATCGTAGGAGGGACATTTCTATTCATGCCAAAAGATTATCAGAAAGATTTCATCAAATCATGTTATGATGCATTAAACGGGACAGATTCAAAAGATTTGGAGGAAGCAAAATCAAACAATGAACATGCATCAATAAGAAACGTAGGATTTACAATTGAGACAAAACCAGATTACTGCAAAAAAGAACATGTGGATTTAATGTTAAGTTATGGAATCACAAGAGTTGAAATTGGAGTTCAGTCATTACAAGAAAGAGTTTACAAAATAGTAAACAGAGGACACGATTACAATGATGTGGTAGAATCATTTCAAATTTCAAAAGATGCAGGTTACAAACTAGTTGCACATATGATGCCAGGACTTCCTACAATGAAACCAGAAGAAGACATTGCGGATTTTAAAAAATTATTTTCAGACCCACAATTGCGTCCAGATATGTTGAAAATTTATCCATCACTAGTTATTGAAAATACCCCATTATACGAAGAATACAAGCAAGGGAAATACACACCATATTCAGATGAAGATATGATCAAAGTGCTAACAGAGGCTAAAAAAAATGTCCCAAAGTGGGTGAGAATTATGAGAATCCAAAGAGAAATAACTCCAGGTGAGATTATTGCAGGACCAAAATCAGGAAATTTAAGGCAAATCGTACATCAAAATCTTGCAAAACAAGGACTTTCTTGCAAATGTATCAGATGTAGAGAAGCAGGATTAACTGACAAAAAAACAAACGGAGGAGAAATAAAACTAAACAGAATTAATTATGATTCATCCGGAGGAAAAGAAGTATTCTTGTCATATGAGGACAAAAATGAATCAATTTATGGATTTTTGAGATTGCGAAAACCCAGCATTGATGCACATAGAGATGAAATTAATCAAGATACTTGCATAGTAAGAGAAATTCACGTTTATGGGAAATCATTGAAACTAGGTGAAAAAGAAGATGATGAAATCCAACATTCAGGTTTAGGAAAAAATTTGATGAAGGAAGCTGAAAAAATATCTAAAGAAGAATTTGATGCTAAAAAACTTCTAGTGATTAGCGCAGTAGGTACAAGAGAATATTATCAAAAACTAGGGTATTCGTTATATGGGCCATACATGTCCAAGACATTGAATTAG
- a CDS encoding pyridoxamine 5'-phosphate oxidase family protein produces MITTEIKDFLNLQKLGYVATVSSDGKPNISPKGTIIGWSSETLAFADIRSPDTMKNLIDNPSVEINVIDPLLRKGYLFQGTARLIKNGDLYQEILNHYRQNGIKSIINSIVLVDVSCVSEVLSPLYDLGISEEEIKSKWQSHFSSL; encoded by the coding sequence GTGATAACTACAGAAATTAAGGATTTTTTAAATTTACAAAAACTTGGATATGTTGCAACTGTCTCCTCTGATGGCAAACCCAACATTTCACCAAAGGGTACTATTATTGGGTGGTCTTCTGAAACTCTTGCTTTTGCAGATATTCGTTCTCCTGATACCATGAAAAATTTAATTGACAATCCTAGTGTGGAGATCAATGTAATTGATCCTCTTCTTCGTAAGGGATACTTGTTTCAAGGAACTGCTAGACTGATAAAAAATGGTGATTTGTATCAAGAAATTCTAAACCATTATAGACAAAATGGGATTAAGAGTATCATTAATTCAATCGTATTGGTAGATGTATCATGTGTGTCTGAAGTTCTTTCGCCTTTGTATGATCTCGGAATTTCTGAAGAAGAAATAAAATCAAAATGGCAAAGTCATTTTTCTTCTCTATGA
- a CDS encoding DNA repair protein produces MGFFGKKKVEDIPDNSAEITLKTELEKEVEKLQKEFREKQTELDEITQRITTVKEEYDSTVGSLMVVKKELNQKKMELDITQREYKETREKVKKAELIKDSKSVEKFNKTEGDHSKIKEELNEFTKKHDEIKEQIEKEQATLHNIKKQQVEVEKELDEANSRLYNAKQELDKKDTFEDASILTASEKEFIGIDNKSQKSSAGVIEAASVVVGSLKSKLNTTLKELETVQSLLEKERAEHEKTKKDLENIKQTAQSFDKS; encoded by the coding sequence ATGGGATTTTTTGGTAAAAAGAAAGTAGAAGACATTCCAGATAACAGTGCAGAAATAACACTAAAAACTGAACTTGAAAAAGAAGTTGAAAAATTACAAAAAGAATTCAGAGAAAAACAAACAGAATTAGACGAAATTACTCAGAGAATTACTACTGTCAAGGAAGAGTACGATTCAACAGTAGGTAGTTTAATGGTAGTAAAAAAAGAACTTAATCAAAAAAAGATGGAACTGGATATCACTCAACGAGAATACAAAGAAACAAGAGAAAAAGTCAAAAAAGCAGAATTAATTAAAGATTCAAAATCAGTAGAAAAATTCAACAAGACCGAAGGAGATCATTCAAAAATAAAAGAAGAATTGAATGAATTTACAAAAAAACATGATGAAATTAAAGAACAAATAGAAAAAGAGCAAGCAACATTACATAATATTAAAAAGCAACAAGTAGAAGTTGAAAAAGAATTAGACGAGGCAAACTCTAGACTATACAATGCAAAACAAGAATTAGATAAAAAAGATACTTTCGAAGATGCCAGTATTCTCACAGCATCTGAAAAAGAATTCATTGGAATAGACAATAAAAGTCAAAAAAGTTCGGCAGGAGTTATAGAAGCTGCAAGTGTAGTAGTAGGATCATTAAAATCAAAACTCAACACAACACTGAAAGAATTAGAAACAGTTCAATCATTATTGGAAAAAGAAAGAGCGGAACATGAAAAAACAAAGAAAGATTTAGAGAATATCAAACAAACTGCACAATCATTTGATAAATCATAG
- the lysS gene encoding lysine--tRNA ligase, whose translation MTEQEIIGKGTWIDKLASELLEREKELGRNTDLLRVESGLGASGIPHIGSLGDAVRAYGVKLALENLGYKSELIAYSDDLDGLRKIPEGMQEFGLEEHIAKPVSLIPDPYGCHDSYGMHMSSILLEGLDKVGIKYEFRRAVDTYKQGLLKDQIHTILQNSAKIGDKISELVGQEKYQKYLPYFPVCANCNRLYTAEASEYIADEKKIKYTCHDTEIGSKMVKGCGHVGEADIGKDLGKLAWKVEFAARWKAFDIRFEAYGKDIMDSVKVNDWVADEILGFPHPHHVKYEMFLDKGGKKISKSLGNVITAQKWLEFGSPKSILLLLYKRITGARELGFDDIPGLMNEYNELEDIYFGRIKVDNQAKLIKNKGLYEYVNLLNPPKQSSTHVNYRLLIELAKIFKENRTERVMKKLLDYGVIKNPEPEIEKLIELAGNYSNEFDEQEKTQVDLDDTAKKALKLLVEALEGNEELEDIQNTIYQIAKANDVQPKDFFKILYQIILGTSRGPKIGPFISDIGRKQVAKTLSEYV comes from the coding sequence ATGACTGAACAGGAAATTATAGGAAAAGGAACTTGGATTGACAAATTAGCTTCAGAGTTACTTGAACGAGAAAAAGAACTAGGAAGGAATACAGATCTACTCAGAGTTGAAAGTGGATTGGGAGCTTCTGGTATTCCACACATAGGAAGCTTAGGAGATGCAGTAAGAGCATACGGAGTTAAACTGGCATTAGAAAATTTAGGATACAAATCAGAATTAATTGCATATTCAGATGATCTTGATGGATTAAGAAAAATTCCTGAAGGAATGCAAGAGTTTGGATTAGAAGAACACATTGCAAAACCAGTATCATTAATTCCGGATCCCTATGGATGTCACGATTCCTACGGGATGCACATGAGCAGCATTCTACTAGAAGGATTAGACAAAGTAGGAATAAAATATGAATTTAGAAGAGCAGTTGACACTTACAAACAAGGATTACTAAAAGATCAAATTCATACAATTCTACAAAACAGTGCAAAAATTGGAGATAAGATTTCAGAATTAGTAGGACAAGAGAAATATCAAAAATATCTACCGTATTTTCCAGTTTGTGCTAATTGTAATCGCCTCTACACTGCCGAAGCTTCAGAATACATTGCAGATGAAAAGAAGATAAAATACACTTGCCACGATACTGAAATTGGCTCAAAAATGGTCAAAGGGTGTGGCCATGTGGGGGAGGCAGATATTGGAAAAGATCTTGGTAAATTAGCTTGGAAAGTAGAATTTGCTGCAAGATGGAAAGCATTTGACATTAGATTTGAAGCATATGGGAAAGACATCATGGATTCAGTTAAAGTAAATGATTGGGTTGCAGATGAAATTTTAGGATTTCCACATCCTCATCATGTAAAATATGAGATGTTTTTAGACAAGGGTGGAAAAAAGATTTCAAAATCTCTAGGGAATGTAATTACCGCACAGAAATGGCTAGAATTTGGCAGCCCAAAATCAATTCTATTGTTACTTTACAAGAGAATTACAGGTGCAAGAGAATTAGGATTTGATGACATTCCAGGATTGATGAATGAGTATAATGAATTAGAAGACATCTACTTTGGACGAATCAAAGTAGATAACCAAGCAAAGTTGATAAAAAATAAAGGATTGTATGAATATGTAAATCTCCTCAACCCGCCAAAACAATCAAGCACGCATGTTAACTATAGATTATTAATTGAATTAGCAAAAATCTTCAAAGAAAATAGAACTGAGCGAGTAATGAAAAAATTGTTAGATTATGGTGTAATTAAAAATCCAGAACCTGAAATTGAAAAACTCATTGAACTTGCAGGAAACTATTCAAATGAATTTGATGAACAAGAAAAAACTCAGGTGGATTTAGATGATACTGCTAAAAAGGCATTAAAATTACTTGTAGAAGCATTAGAGGGCAATGAAGAATTAGAAGATATTCAAAATACAATTTATCAAATTGCAAAAGCAAATGATGTTCAACCAAAAGATTTCTTTAAAATATTATATCAAATCATACTTGGAACCTCAAGAGGACCAAAAATAGGACCATTCATTTCAGACATTGGACGAAAGCAAGTAGCAAAAACACTTTCAGAGTATGTTTAA
- a CDS encoding metal-dependent transcriptional regulator, which translates to MKTKDSKRLDSIKAAHQLERNRSSSRMEDYLEIIGELVELKGYATTLDISRYMNVSAPSVTKMLQRLDENGFLEYEKYHGINLTDKGMQVAEGIRQKHGILLEFFEILGVGYETANQDAEGIEHHLNPKTIKQLRKFITFLKANPKIIDNFKNL; encoded by the coding sequence ATGAAAACTAAGGATTCTAAAAGACTAGATTCAATCAAAGCAGCTCATCAATTAGAAAGGAATCGTTCAAGCTCAAGAATGGAGGATTATTTAGAAATTATTGGAGAACTTGTAGAGTTGAAAGGATATGCAACCACTTTAGATATTTCGAGATACATGAATGTTAGTGCACCAAGTGTTACCAAAATGCTTCAGAGACTAGACGAAAACGGGTTTTTAGAATATGAAAAATATCATGGAATCAATCTTACAGACAAAGGAATGCAAGTAGCAGAGGGAATAAGGCAGAAGCACGGAATACTATTGGAATTTTTTGAAATTTTAGGAGTAGGATATGAAACGGCAAACCAAGATGCAGAGGGAATTGAACACCATCTCAATCCAAAAACAATAAAACAATTAAGAAAATTTATTACTTTTCTAAAAGCAAATCCAAAAATTATTGATAATTTTAAAAATCTTTAA
- the purM gene encoding phosphoribosylformylglycinamidine cyclo-ligase, producing the protein MALTYKKAGVDISKIKQSQKAIGKLISSTHKLQKKAKMTHGFGHYAGIVEIPGGKLLATHTDGVGTKVVIANMMKKYNTIGIDCVAMNVNDIICIGATPISFVDYIAANKNDVTIFKKIVEGLVTGAKKSAMPIVGGETAIMPDVIEGNGFAFDLAGMVVGLLEKKEMVLGNKIKAGDVIIGVNSSGIHSNGYSLARKALLTKYSVKDKVKGVGVIGDALLKPTEIYTNPVLEINKKCKVNGFAHITGGAFTKLLRLKNIGYQIDALPKIPPIMGLIEEQGVKPEEMYKTFNMGVGFCVVAPKDQATKIKSIFKKHKISSQEIGQIISKKGVFVNSTKIT; encoded by the coding sequence ATGGCTCTAACTTACAAAAAAGCAGGAGTAGATATTTCTAAAATTAAACAAAGTCAAAAAGCCATCGGCAAACTAATTTCATCAACTCATAAACTTCAGAAAAAAGCAAAGATGACGCACGGGTTTGGCCATTATGCAGGAATTGTAGAAATTCCAGGTGGAAAATTATTGGCGACACATACAGACGGTGTTGGAACTAAAGTTGTAATTGCAAACATGATGAAAAAATACAACACGATAGGAATCGATTGTGTTGCAATGAACGTTAATGATATAATCTGTATTGGTGCAACACCAATTTCATTTGTAGATTATATTGCTGCAAACAAAAATGATGTAACAATATTCAAAAAAATTGTAGAAGGACTAGTAACAGGTGCTAAAAAATCTGCAATGCCAATTGTCGGAGGAGAAACAGCAATTATGCCAGACGTCATCGAAGGTAATGGATTTGCATTTGATCTAGCAGGAATGGTAGTAGGATTATTGGAGAAAAAAGAGATGGTGCTTGGAAACAAAATCAAAGCAGGGGATGTGATTATCGGTGTAAATAGTTCAGGGATTCATTCAAACGGATACTCACTTGCAAGAAAAGCACTATTAACAAAATATTCAGTTAAAGACAAAGTCAAAGGAGTGGGGGTTATCGGCGATGCATTACTAAAACCAACTGAAATTTATACAAATCCAGTTCTAGAAATAAACAAAAAATGTAAAGTTAATGGATTTGCACATATTACAGGCGGGGCATTTACCAAACTATTACGTCTCAAAAATATAGGATATCAAATAGATGCACTGCCAAAAATACCTCCAATCATGGGATTGATAGAAGAGCAAGGAGTGAAACCAGAAGAAATGTACAAAACATTCAACATGGGAGTAGGATTTTGTGTAGTTGCACCAAAGGATCAGGCAACAAAAATTAAATCAATATTCAAAAAGCATAAAATTTCAAGTCAGGAAATTGGACAGATCATTTCCAAGAAAGGTGTTTTTGTAAATTCTACAAAAATTACCTAA
- a CDS encoding ferritin, translating to MKLSTKMKKALNDQILLEASATNSYLAMASWCEVTGYQGAADYFYAQSDEERTHMLKIVRYLNALGTIATVPATKSPSSSYKSLEVLINTALKNEQAVTKAIHNMVEIAQKEKDHSTYVFLEWFVNEQVQEETKFETILQKFDLLGRDKLGINEIDKFLAAEAAAPTEPAA from the coding sequence ATGAAACTATCTACTAAAATGAAAAAAGCTCTAAATGATCAAATCCTTCTTGAAGCATCTGCAACGAACAGCTATCTTGCAATGGCATCCTGGTGTGAAGTCACAGGATATCAGGGAGCAGCTGATTACTTTTACGCTCAGTCTGATGAAGAGAGGACGCATATGCTCAAAATTGTTCGCTATCTTAATGCACTTGGTACCATCGCAACAGTTCCTGCAACAAAGTCTCCGTCTAGTTCTTACAAATCCCTTGAAGTATTGATCAACACTGCACTCAAAAATGAACAAGCAGTGACTAAAGCAATTCATAACATGGTGGAAATTGCACAAAAAGAAAAAGATCATTCAACATATGTTTTCCTTGAGTGGTTTGTAAATGAACAAGTACAAGAAGAAACAAAGTTTGAAACAATTTTACAAAAGTTTGATTTGCTTGGTAGAGATAAACTAGGAATAAATGAGATTGATAAATTCCTTGCTGCAGAAGCTGCAGCTCCAACTGAACCTGCAGCATAG
- a CDS encoding PINc/VapC family ATPase yields MSKIVADTSVIINGQLVSQIESGSIRNFEIIIPQAVFDELQSQASKKKEQGFIGLEKIRKLKSLSGSYGLNIIVGGTHPSSDDVKLAGSGRIDSLIVDMAKQNNAILYTSDHVQHLVAQAGDVETVFLKSRIKNETLEFLKYFDSETMSIHLKENQYPLAKKGKPGAFVLTKLNDELLSKEYLEMISAQILDIVNISDSTTLEISKTGASVVQHEDYRIAITHPPFSESFEITIVHPIVKLSLDDYSISDKLMERFSDSAEGIVISGAPGSGKSTLASGLANFYYKQGKIVKTFESPRDLQVDSGVTQYSKLDGSFDNSADILLLVRPDYTIFDEVRRKEDFVTFADLRLTGVGMVGVVHANSPLDAIQRFIGKIELGIIPNVLDTVVFVKDGGIQMVYDLELKVKVPTGMTESDLARPVIEIRNFENDVLEHEIYTFGEENVIVPVGKKVDKIGIEKLAEDKIKETFRRYDPNVEVEILSDNRVKVMVDERNIASIIGRGGSNINEIEKLLKVHIDVVEKSSDDLSLTSNDLPFSFSESKTAILLTVNRDFTSMHADIYANEKFIASVRIGKKGQIKIPKRSDVARTLMDFSSSQNDIKLYLKDF; encoded by the coding sequence TTGTCAAAAATTGTAGCTGATACTAGTGTGATTATCAATGGTCAACTTGTATCTCAAATTGAATCTGGAAGTATTAGGAATTTTGAAATCATTATCCCTCAAGCTGTGTTTGATGAATTACAATCTCAAGCATCCAAGAAAAAAGAACAGGGGTTCATAGGTCTTGAGAAAATACGAAAGCTAAAATCATTATCTGGAAGTTATGGATTAAATATTATTGTAGGTGGAACTCATCCTTCTTCAGATGATGTGAAGCTTGCTGGTAGTGGACGAATTGATTCTCTGATTGTAGATATGGCTAAACAAAATAATGCAATATTGTATACTTCTGATCATGTACAACACTTGGTTGCACAAGCAGGAGATGTTGAAACAGTATTTTTAAAATCTAGAATTAAAAATGAAACCTTAGAATTTTTAAAATATTTTGATTCTGAAACCATGAGCATTCATCTAAAAGAAAATCAATACCCTCTGGCAAAAAAAGGAAAGCCCGGTGCCTTTGTATTAACAAAGTTAAACGATGAACTTCTATCTAAGGAATATTTAGAAATGATTTCAGCCCAAATTTTGGATATTGTGAATATCTCTGATTCTACTACTCTGGAGATATCAAAAACAGGTGCATCTGTTGTTCAACATGAGGATTATAGAATTGCAATTACTCATCCTCCTTTTTCAGAATCTTTTGAAATTACAATAGTTCATCCAATTGTAAAATTATCTCTTGATGATTATTCTATTTCTGATAAATTAATGGAAAGATTCTCAGATAGTGCAGAAGGTATTGTTATTTCAGGTGCTCCTGGTTCTGGAAAAAGTACCCTTGCATCCGGACTAGCAAATTTTTATTATAAACAGGGAAAGATTGTAAAAACATTTGAGTCTCCACGAGATTTACAAGTTGATTCAGGAGTAACTCAATACAGTAAACTTGATGGAAGTTTTGATAATTCTGCTGATATTTTACTTTTAGTTAGACCTGATTATACAATTTTTGATGAAGTTCGACGAAAAGAAGATTTTGTTACCTTTGCTGATTTAAGATTAACAGGAGTTGGAATGGTTGGTGTTGTTCATGCAAATTCCCCATTAGATGCAATTCAACGTTTCATTGGGAAAATTGAATTGGGGATTATTCCAAATGTTTTGGACACTGTAGTTTTTGTTAAAGACGGTGGAATTCAAATGGTATATGATTTAGAATTAAAAGTCAAAGTTCCAACGGGTATGACTGAATCTGATTTGGCTAGACCTGTAATTGAAATTAGAAATTTTGAGAATGATGTTCTAGAACATGAGATTTACACCTTTGGTGAAGAGAATGTTATAGTTCCCGTTGGAAAAAAAGTAGATAAAATTGGAATAGAAAAACTCGCTGAGGATAAAATTAAGGAAACTTTTAGACGATATGACCCAAATGTTGAGGTTGAAATTCTATCTGATAATCGAGTTAAAGTTATGGTCGATGAACGAAATATTGCATCCATTATTGGAAGGGGAGGCTCAAACATTAATGAAATTGAAAAATTGCTCAAAGTCCACATTGATGTTGTTGAAAAATCATCTGATGATTTATCGCTAACCTCTAATGATTTACCATTTAGTTTTTCTGAATCAAAAACTGCGATTCTACTTACTGTGAATAGAGATTTTACTTCAATGCATGCTGATATCTATGCTAATGAAAAATTCATAGCCTCGGTTAGAATTGGAAAAAAAGGACAGATTAAAATCCCTAAACGTTCAGATGTTGCAAGAACATTGATGGATTTTTCATCTTCACAAAACGATATTAAACTATATCTTAAAGATTTTTAA
- a CDS encoding response regulator translates to MAKILIADDSDAIRLVLKDILSIGEHEIVGEATDGAEAVDLYQKYNPQILLLDLAMPRKDGFTVVKEIIAYDPNAKIILITASDDQKVIQQCLESGASSYISKPFDFNGVLESIKSLI, encoded by the coding sequence ATGGCTAAAATTTTGATTGCAGATGATTCAGATGCAATTCGACTTGTTTTAAAGGATATTTTATCAATTGGTGAACATGAAATTGTTGGTGAGGCAACAGATGGCGCTGAAGCAGTTGATCTTTATCAGAAATATAATCCTCAAATTCTATTGTTAGATTTGGCCATGCCGCGGAAAGATGGATTTACTGTTGTAAAAGAAATAATTGCATATGATCCTAACGCAAAAATTATTCTGATAACTGCAAGTGATGATCAAAAAGTTATTCAACAATGCTTAGAATCCGGTGCATCTTCATACATATCAAAACCCTTTGATTTTAATGGTGTTTTAGAATCAATCAAGTCTTTAATTTGA